TAAGAGTAAGACTTGTTAAGCGGCTTTCCTTCATTATCTATCAGCACATAGAAAGGTTGTGCGTTGGCCCCGAATTTAACACGCTGCAAATAGCTCCACTTATCACCTACCGTACGCAAGGTGCGTTCCGTACCATTTTCCATGATTTTCACCGGAGAGGGAAGTGGAGTCTTATTATCAACATAGAGAGTGATAAGTACATAATCATTATTAATAATGTCACTTACTTTCGAGTCCGTCCATACAGCAAGCTCCATTTTACGGCAATTTACGCAACCGTAACCAGTGAAGTCCAGCATTACGGGCTTACCATGCTGACGGGCATATTCCATTCCGAGATCATAATCATCGAATTTGGCGTGTACCTCATTGTTATATAGATTGAAATCTTGAGTCTGCATAGGAGGAGCAAAAGCACTGACAGCCTTCAATGGTGCTCCCCACAGACCGGGAACCATATAAACGGCAAATGCCAGTGAAGCCATTGCCATGAAGAAACGGGGCACACTGACCTTTGTATTATCATCATCGTGAGGAAATTTGATTTTACCCAACAAATAGAAACCGAGCAATGCAAACAGTACAATCCACAGAGCAAGGAATGTTTCACGATCGAGTATGCGCCAGCCATAAGCCAAATCAGCAACAGAAAGGAACTTCAAAGCAAACGCCAATTCCAGAAAACCAAGTGTGACCTTGATAACATTCATCCAGCCCCCCGATTTGGGCATTGACTTCAACCAAGAAGGGAACAATGCAAATAAAGTGAACGGCAATGCCAAAGCAATGGCAAAGCCCAACATACCGATGGCCGGAGCCACTACACTTCCTGTTGTAGAAACTTGCACCAAAAGGAAACCGATAATGGGACCTGTACACGAGAATGAAACCAACGACAAAGTAAATGCCATCAAGAATATACTCAGTAATCCCCCCGTGGCTTCAGCTTTGCTATCTACTGCCGTACTCCATTTGGAAGGCAATGTAATCTCAAATGCCCCGAAGAAAGAAGCCGCAAATACAATCAGCATCAGGCAAAACAAGATATTGAATACAGCGTTCGTGGAAAGTGCATTCAATGCACTGGCCCCGAAAATAAGAGTAATTGCCAAGCCTAATGTCACATAGATTACCACAATGGATGCACCGTATGTCCATGCGTCACGAATTCCCTTCTTCTTATCCTTACTGCGTTTCAAGAAGAAACTGACAGTCATCGGAATGATAGGCCATACGCAAGGAGTGAACAACGCCAACAATCCTCCGACAAATCCGGTAATAAAGATGTAAACCCACGACATATCTTCCTGAGAAGTTGTCTCCCCCAAAGTTTTCAGCTCATTAATGACCGGCTTCCAAAGATCCGTCTCTTTTCCTGAATCAATCTTGCCGGAAACATCTGTACCACTGCCAACAGATGCCGTATCAACAACAACTTCCTGTTGGGCAGGCTGATAGTCTGTCTCAATTTCCGCCCCGCCTGCTCTTGCCGTACCTTCACCCTTGCCGGATAATTTAAACGGAACCTGAGTAGGCGGTAGGCAATTTTCATCATTACAAGCACCATATTCCAGATAACCCTCTATCTGATACGTACCACCTATCAGCTTTATTTTTTGTACAAATTTAGCAGTATTCTCAAAATAGCGCACTTTCATCTCGAACAATTTATCAAAAGAAGCGATTTCCTTTCCCATCGGTTTCAATTTACCAAGCAGTTCAGCTCCAGAAAGTTTATCGACATTAAAAGTTGCTGAAATAGGACCGCCATCACCCAAATCCGTGGAATAGACATGCCAACCTTTTTCAATGGTTGCGGAAAAAACCACTTCCGCTTCACCAGCCGATAAAGTCTTCAGTTCAGACTTAAATTTAACCGGCTCATGTATTTGTGCCTGTGCCACCATGGTAAGAAGCAACAGTAAAACAGAAAAAATGCTTTTCTTCATGTCGTTTTAATATATTAATTAATAAAATAAAAGCTGGCTATTACACTTCATAATCCACACAAGCACGATTTTCCTTCACATTGGCAATCAACCTGCCTGCCGCTACATGATCCGGATGAGTAGCATAGAATTTTATATCATCCAAAGTATCGAACTCGCTATAAAGTGCAATGCTCCAAGTTTCACCCGGATTGATGTTGAGTCCTACTTCAATCTTGCGAATAACGGAGATTTTAGAAGGAAGTGCTTCAATAGCCTCCTTAAAATTATTCATTGCCACTAACTTTTCGTCAGCAGAAGCATTGTCTTTAAGCTTAAATAATACAATGTGCTTTATCATAACTTTGTTATTTAAATGATTTATGTCTATATTTGTCAGCCGAACAGGCTGTCTAACAGTTGCAAAAATACTTGTTTTGTTTTAAATATACACATAAACGGATGTTAATAATAGGAATTGCAGGTGGAACTGGATCGGGAAAGACCACCGTTGTACGTAAAATCATTGAAAGCCTCCCGAACGGCGAAGTGGTATTGTTGCCGCAAGACTCTTATTATAAAGATAGTAGCCACGTTCCCGTAGAAGAGCGACAGAACATTAATTTCGACCACCCGGATGCATTTGAGTGGAGCCTCCTCTCCAAGCATGTCGCCATATTGCGTGAAGGGAAAAGCATCGAACAACCCACCTATTCTTATCTGACTTGCACCCGCCAGCCCGAAACCATTCATATCGAACCAAGAGAAGTTATCATCATTGAAGGGATTCTTGCCTTATGCGACAAAAAACTGCGCAGCATGATGGATCTCAAAATATTCGTCGATGCAGACCCGGACGAACGGCTGATCCGCGTAATACAACGTGACATAATAGAACGCGGACGCACTGCCGAAGCAGTGATGGAGCGTTACACCCGCGTTTTGAAACCCATGCATCAGCAATTCATAGAACCTTGCAAGCGTTATGCCGACCTTATAATTCCAGAAGGTGGAAACAACCAAGTGGCAATTGATATATTAACCATGTATATCAAGAAACATTTACGATAACCGATTATCAAGATATATGCCAATTGTCAAGCGTCATTTTTTTATCGCAATAATTTTGCTGCTTTGCTGCATTTGGGGATGCCGTGGAGGTCATCGTGCGGAAGATGAAAAAACCAATGATGACTTGCAACAGATAAAAGATAGTGGAGAATTGGTTGTATTAACATTATACAGTTCCACTTCTTATTTCATTTACCGAGGACAAGACATGGGATTTCAGTACGAACTGAGCGAACAGTTTGCCAAAAACATGGGCGTGAAATTGCGCGTGGAAGTTGCAAAAACGGTACATGAACTGATAGAAAAGCTATCGGCTGGTAAAGGAGATCTGATTGCTTATAACCTGCCCATTACGAAAGAATGGAAAGACAGCCTGATTTATTGCGGAGAAGAGGTCATCACCCACCAAGTAATCGTTCAGCGCATTGACGGACGCTCCAAACCCTTGAAAGATGTGACTGAACTTATAGGAAAAGACATATATGTAAAGCCCGGAAAATATTATGACCGGCTGACAAATCTGGATGAAGAATTAGGAGGTGGCATCCACATCCATAAAGTCACGGACGACAGCATCAGCGTAGAAGATTTGATAATGCAGGTATCGCAAGGCAAAATTCCCTATACCGTAGCAGACAATGATGTAGCACAACTCAATACCACTTATTATTCCAACCTGAATACCGGTTTGTCCATCAGCTTTGACCAACGCGCATCATGGGCTGTCCGTAAAGACTGCCCGCTACTGGCTGCCGCTGCCGACAAGTGGCATAAAGAAAATATGACTTCACCGGCCTACACGGCCAGCATGAAGCGATATTTCGAAATCAGCAAAGCTATTCCCCACTCACCTATCCTTTCTTTGCGTGAAGGGAAAATTTCTCACTATGACAAACTATTCAAGAAATATGCTCCGGAGATTGGCTGGGACTGGCGTTTGCTTGCCTCTCTTGCCTATACGGAATCAAACTTTGATACCAATGCCATATCGTGGGCAGGAGCCAAAGGATTGATGCAACTGATGCCTGCCACGGCAAAAGCCATGGGAGTACCAGCAGGAAAAGAGCAAGATCCGGAAGAAAGCATCAAAGCCGCCATAAAATATATAGCTGCTACTGCCAAAAGTTTCGCACAAGTGCCCACAGAAGAACGTATCAATTTTATACTGGCATCTTATAATTCAGGAATCGGACACATTCTGGATGCCATGGCTTTGGCTGAAAAATATGGAAAGAACAAATACGTATGGCGCGATAATGTAGAAAATTTCATCCTGCTGAAAAGCAATGAAGAGTATTTTACCGATCCAGTCTGTAAAAACGGTTATTTCCGTGGAATAGAAACTTATAATTTCGTGAGGGATATAACATCACGATTTGAACAATATAAAAAGAAAATTAAGGGATAAAGTCACAAATCCTCAAGAGAATACTATCCGTATTTTTTGTTAAACTTATCTAAAAAAACACCGTTAGAATATATATCTACGTATTCGTGTTCTATATTTGTAGAATAATAAAAACAATACGTAGAGCAAAGAAACTTAAATGTAGAACATATTATATAAACTATATGAAACTATCAAAAGCAGAAGAGCAGCTAATGGATATTATCTGGAAAAATAAAAAGATTTTTTTCAAAGAGATTATCGATAATTATCCTGAACCCAAACCCGCATCAACCACTGTAGCCACTCTCTTGAAGAGAATGCAAGACAAAAATGTCATTGGCTATAAGTTATTCGGCAATTCCCGCCAATACTATCCGCTGATAAAGAAAGAGGAGTATTTCTCAAAAGGATTGAAAGAAATCATTCAAAACTATTTCAATAATTCGTCATTGCAATTTGCATCATTCTTTACTCAAAACAGTAATATGACAGCCGACGAACTTGAAGATTTAAAGAATATTGTAGAACAAGAATTAAACAAGAAAAAGAAATGATAATTTCCTTCATTGTAAAATCAATATGCTGTATGCTGTTCTTTTGGATAATCTATCATTTCCTGATAGAAAAAGAAAGTATGCTCAAGTTCAAAAGATATTTTCTCTTGGCAGTCTTAGTATTCTCCATACTTATACCTTTTATCAGCACTCCCCATACTTTAAAGTTTACTCCTTCAATAGACGGAATAGCAGAGAGGTATATCAGCAAACCATCAATGCGGCAATCGCTCCCCAACGCACCTATTTCTGAAGCAGAAGATTTCTCAAATGAAATAAATCTGAAAGAAAACCGTCTGCAAAGTATCAATGATACCTCATCAGAACCGGGAAACATGTGGGGAAGAATAATTATCGGAATATATATCCTTGTGACATCCCTGCTACTAATACGTTTCATCTACAATCTGTCTTGCCTGCTAAAGTTAACACAAAAAGGCATTGCCATAAAATACGAGCAAAGCAATCTTATTATCATAGAGACGCTAAAGAGTTCCTTCAGTTTTTTCAATTATATATTCATTTCAAAGAGCGATTACCAAGACAATAGTCTTAAAAGCAAAATATTGATTCATGAGTTGATTCACGTTAAGCAAAAACATTCGGCCGATGTGTTGTTTACGGAATTATTAATTACTTTCTTCTGGTTCAACCCCGTTCTTTATCTGTACAGAAGGACAATAAAACTCAATCATGAGTTTCTGGCTGACAAAGGAGTAATTGATAATACGAAGGACATCTCTGCCTATCAAATGATATTGATAGGCAAAGCATCCAATCGTTGCAACTTCTCATTAACAAGTAGTTTAACTTACTCAATTACTAAAAAACGATTAATTATGATGACAAAGACAACTTCCAGAAGTCGTTATCTTATCAAGATAGCAGCTTTAATCCCAACTTTTCTGATTGCCGGTAACGTATTCTCTACAGAAACTGTTACCGAGGATGCCATTGAACCTATATCTGCTTTCGTCACGAACGAGCAACCTTCTCCAAACATGGATACCATCATTATACCCGAAAGCGGAGTTTCCCAAGCAGAGATGGAGCAATACTCAAACATTGTATCCAAATACTTTGATAAAATTGCAGAAGACGGAAAATTTATATGGAAATCAAAGGAAATATCTAAGGATGATCTCAAAACACTATTTCCTCTTTATATCCGTATGACTAAAGAACAACGGAAACTGCATTATATTCACATCATATCCCCTCTAAATCCGTGGAAATTACGAAGCCCGAATGTGGACGAATGGAAAGGCTGTACGAACGACAAAAACAAACGGATATTCCTCGACGGTAAAGAAATAGACAGGGAAAAGATTAAAAACTACAGTCGCAGAAGTATTGTATGCTTTTTCGTAGCAAAGGAGTCTCTCATCAATGATGAGAGCGAAAGGACATCTTATCTGTGGACCAAAGAAGGATATGATGAATATATCCGAAAATATGGCAAACAGATATCACTTTCCCAACTATTCAGTGTTCATCCGCAGACCTGGTTTCGCATGACGACAAGAAAAGAAGCTAAAACAGATTCAACTTATTTTTCTTTGCTTCTTCCAAAGAAACCGTAGAGACTTGTCTCTCTCCATTCTTCTCACGTAGTTGCCGATATTTTGTGGATAAATCTTCCACCAACTCTTCTTTCTGCTTCGGGTTCATCAAGCGTGCCGCCACAGTCGCATTCTGAGAGGCATCCTTCAGATGAATTACCGGAGCATGATAGACCGAAGCAATCTTTAACGCCGTGTGAAGTTGCGAGGTGGTAGCTCCACCTATCAATAAAGGTATATCCAAACCGGCTTTTTCCAATTCGATGGCCACATGTACCATTTCATCCAATGAAGGAGTTATCAAACCACTAAGTCCGATCATATCCACTTTTTCTTCAATCGCATGTTGCACGATGGTTTCTGCCGGAACCATCACACCAAGATCTATTATCTCATAACCATTACATGCCATTACAACAGAAACAATATTCTTGCCGATATCATGAACATCTCCTTTCACCGTAGCAAGCAGCACCCTTCCGGCGGAAGTCGAGTCTTCCTTTCTCTCGGATTCAATAACAGGCTGAAGAATAGCAACCGCCTTTTTCATAGTCCGGGCTGTTTTCACCACCTGCGGCAAAAACATCTTCCCGGCGCCGAAAAGATCGCCGACATGATTCATACCAGCCATTAACGGTCCTTCAATAATGTCCACAGCCTTAGGATATTGCTCCAAAGCCTGTGCAAGATCCTCATCCAGATAATCAATAATGCCTTTGGTCAAAGCATACTTCAACCGATCTTCTACCGTTGAGTTCTCACGCCATGAAAGTTGGGAATTTACAGGCTGTACATTGCCCGTACCCGATGCCTTGGCAGCATCCGCCTCCGCTTTTAAACGCTCGGCGGTTTCTATCAGACGTTCGGCGGCATCCGGACGACGATTCAATACCACATCCTCAAGACGTTCCAATATATCGGCCGGAATATCCGTATAAAGTACGGAAGTAGCAGGATTGACTATTCCCATATCCATTCCTTCGCGAATGGCGTAATATAGGAATACGGCATGCATGGCTTCACGGATGTAATTGTTGCCACGGAATGAAAATGAAAGATTGCTGACACCACCACTTACATGCGCACCGGGCAAGTTTTTCCTTATCCAACCGACAGCATTGATAAAATCGACCGCATAGTTATTGTGCTCATCCATACCGGTAGCTACGGCAAGTATATTCGGGTCAAAGATTATATCGTGAGGATTGAATTTGACCTTATCCACCAAAAGGCGATAAGCCCGTTCACAGACTTCAATCTTACGTTCGTATGTATCCGCCTGACCTTTCTCATCGAAAGCCATCACCACGGCAGCAGCGCCATACTCTCTGACAGTACGGGCATGTTCCAGAAAATTCTCCTCACCTTCTTTCAAAGAAATAGAGTTGACAATCGACTTGCCCTGCAAGCATTTCAGGCCGGCAACAATAACCTCCCATTTAGAAGAGTCAATCATGACCGGAACCCTGGCTATCTCAGGTTCTGACGCTACAAGATTAAGAAAAGTGGTCATCTCAGCCCGTGCATCCAACAAACCGTCGTCCATATTGATATCTATGACTTGCGCACCATCTTCCACCTGCTGACGGGCTATACTAAGAGCCTCATCATACTTCTTTTCATTGATCAGACGCAGAAATTTGCGCGAACCGGCAACGTTACAGCGTTCACCAACATTCACAAAATTGTTTTCCGGTTTCACCTCCAGAAGTTCAAGTCCGGAAAGCCAAAGATTATCTGGGGCCGAAGCCGGCACATGGGGAACCACACCTGCAACCAAGGCAGAATATTCAGCAATATAAGCATCAGTAGTTCCGCAGCAGCCTCCAATGATATTTACCAGCCCCTCACGAATGTATTCTCTTATTTCATGCGCCATATCAGCAGGAGTCTGATCATACTTTCCCAAGCTATTCGGCAATCCCGCATTAGGATAAGCGCTGATATAATAAGGAGCACGACATGCAAATTGTTCCAAGAAAGGTTTTAGCTGACGAGCCCCAAATGAACAGTTCAATCCGACGGAGAAAATATCGGCATGCTGTACAGAGGCAAGAAATGCTTCCAAAGTTTGCCCGGAAAGAGTACGTCCGGCAGTATCGGATACGGTAACAGAGAGCATTAAAGGCACATGCTTTCCCGTTGCTTTCATCGCTTGTTCCGCAGCCCAAATAGCTGCTTTCGCATTCAATGTATCAAAGATGGTTTCTATCAACAGCGCATCCACT
Above is a window of Bacteroides helcogenes P 36-108 DNA encoding:
- a CDS encoding protein-disulfide reductase DsbD family protein; protein product: MKKSIFSVLLLLLTMVAQAQIHEPVKFKSELKTLSAGEAEVVFSATIEKGWHVYSTDLGDGGPISATFNVDKLSGAELLGKLKPMGKEIASFDKLFEMKVRYFENTAKFVQKIKLIGGTYQIEGYLEYGACNDENCLPPTQVPFKLSGKGEGTARAGGAEIETDYQPAQQEVVVDTASVGSGTDVSGKIDSGKETDLWKPVINELKTLGETTSQEDMSWVYIFITGFVGGLLALFTPCVWPIIPMTVSFFLKRSKDKKKGIRDAWTYGASIVVIYVTLGLAITLIFGASALNALSTNAVFNILFCLMLIVFAASFFGAFEITLPSKWSTAVDSKAEATGGLLSIFLMAFTLSLVSFSCTGPIIGFLLVQVSTTGSVVAPAIGMLGFAIALALPFTLFALFPSWLKSMPKSGGWMNVIKVTLGFLELAFALKFLSVADLAYGWRILDRETFLALWIVLFALLGFYLLGKIKFPHDDDNTKVSVPRFFMAMASLAFAVYMVPGLWGAPLKAVSAFAPPMQTQDFNLYNNEVHAKFDDYDLGMEYARQHGKPVMLDFTGYGCVNCRKMELAVWTDSKVSDIINNDYVLITLYVDNKTPLPSPVKIMENGTERTLRTVGDKWSYLQRVKFGANAQPFYVLIDNEGKPLNKSYSYDEDIPKYIDFLQTGLKNYKKEK
- a CDS encoding Dabb family protein — translated: MIKHIVLFKLKDNASADEKLVAMNNFKEAIEALPSKISVIRKIEVGLNINPGETWSIALYSEFDTLDDIKFYATHPDHVAAGRLIANVKENRACVDYEV
- the udk gene encoding uridine kinase translates to MLIIGIAGGTGSGKTTVVRKIIESLPNGEVVLLPQDSYYKDSSHVPVEERQNINFDHPDAFEWSLLSKHVAILREGKSIEQPTYSYLTCTRQPETIHIEPREVIIIEGILALCDKKLRSMMDLKIFVDADPDERLIRVIQRDIIERGRTAEAVMERYTRVLKPMHQQFIEPCKRYADLIIPEGGNNQVAIDILTMYIKKHLR
- a CDS encoding transglycosylase SLT domain-containing protein, which encodes MPIVKRHFFIAIILLLCCIWGCRGGHRAEDEKTNDDLQQIKDSGELVVLTLYSSTSYFIYRGQDMGFQYELSEQFAKNMGVKLRVEVAKTVHELIEKLSAGKGDLIAYNLPITKEWKDSLIYCGEEVITHQVIVQRIDGRSKPLKDVTELIGKDIYVKPGKYYDRLTNLDEELGGGIHIHKVTDDSISVEDLIMQVSQGKIPYTVADNDVAQLNTTYYSNLNTGLSISFDQRASWAVRKDCPLLAAAADKWHKENMTSPAYTASMKRYFEISKAIPHSPILSLREGKISHYDKLFKKYAPEIGWDWRLLASLAYTESNFDTNAISWAGAKGLMQLMPATAKAMGVPAGKEQDPEESIKAAIKYIAATAKSFAQVPTEERINFILASYNSGIGHILDAMALAEKYGKNKYVWRDNVENFILLKSNEEYFTDPVCKNGYFRGIETYNFVRDITSRFEQYKKKIKG
- a CDS encoding BlaI/MecI/CopY family transcriptional regulator is translated as MKLSKAEEQLMDIIWKNKKIFFKEIIDNYPEPKPASTTVATLLKRMQDKNVIGYKLFGNSRQYYPLIKKEEYFSKGLKEIIQNYFNNSSLQFASFFTQNSNMTADELEDLKNIVEQELNKKKK
- the metH gene encoding methionine synthase, encoding MASIEKIVHERILILDGAMGTMIQQYNLEEKDFRGERFSDIQGQLKGNNDLLCLTRPDVIQDIHRKYLAAGADIIETNTFNSTRVSMADYHVQEYVREINFAAVRLAREIADEFTSLTPDKPRFVAGSVGPTNKTCSMSPDVNNPAFRALTYDELAADYCEQMEALLQGGVDALLIETIFDTLNAKAAIWAAEQAMKATGKHVPLMLSVTVSDTAGRTLSGQTLEAFLASVQHADIFSVGLNCSFGARQLKPFLEQFACRAPYYISAYPNAGLPNSLGKYDQTPADMAHEIREYIREGLVNIIGGCCGTTDAYIAEYSALVAGVVPHVPASAPDNLWLSGLELLEVKPENNFVNVGERCNVAGSRKFLRLINEKKYDEALSIARQQVEDGAQVIDINMDDGLLDARAEMTTFLNLVASEPEIARVPVMIDSSKWEVIVAGLKCLQGKSIVNSISLKEGEENFLEHARTVREYGAAAVVMAFDEKGQADTYERKIEVCERAYRLLVDKVKFNPHDIIFDPNILAVATGMDEHNNYAVDFINAVGWIRKNLPGAHVSGGVSNLSFSFRGNNYIREAMHAVFLYYAIREGMDMGIVNPATSVLYTDIPADILERLEDVVLNRRPDAAERLIETAERLKAEADAAKASGTGNVQPVNSQLSWRENSTVEDRLKYALTKGIIDYLDEDLAQALEQYPKAVDIIEGPLMAGMNHVGDLFGAGKMFLPQVVKTARTMKKAVAILQPVIESERKEDSTSAGRVLLATVKGDVHDIGKNIVSVVMACNGYEIIDLGVMVPAETIVQHAIEEKVDMIGLSGLITPSLDEMVHVAIELEKAGLDIPLLIGGATTSQLHTALKIASVYHAPVIHLKDASQNATVAARLMNPKQKEELVEDLSTKYRQLREKNGERQVSTVSLEEAKKNKLNLF